A region from the Chrysoperla carnea chromosome 4, inChrCarn1.1, whole genome shotgun sequence genome encodes:
- the LOC123299267 gene encoding inverted formin-2 yields MEIGSGGKNNNTMDSRIGLDYIVENPEYIAKLAGALDTSNNIVKKQVFELLSALCVYNEQGYARALETLEHYQKLKGERYRLQMIVNELKKDVAIDYQTALIAFINCVIISTPRLSDRVRLRNEFIGVNLLPVINNLRRIAVKHPELAVQLDVFDEQRESDETQTLQGPHGVDLNSHLDVFYAILRQVAETPQEIPFLSILQHLLRVDPKEAVSDIIWDTAERLVHRATLLETREDAARLLRAPSLQTTKFFNSCNYCHRGSESSPSRKQSLNSTSPTSQSGPPPPPPIPPSGGGGFVPPPPPPMSNILPPPPPPPPGGLCPPPPPPPVLGPPLSSSTVSKSHTKPTLLTVNSSGSQIQNEMFDNNGEKLPQQDIPMPKNKMKTINWNKIPSNKVVGKHNIWSLVANSHQHSPMADMDWSEMEGLFCQQIPPSSSCNSSPRLGGRDHTDNSDRKIRKDNNEITLLDGKRSLNVNIFLKQFRSSNDDIIQLIRDGEHDEIGAEKLRGLLKILPEVDELDMLKSFNGDFNKLGNAEKFLLQLIQVPNYKLRIESMLLKEEFAANMSYLEPSISAMIVAAQDLMTNKRLQEVLYMVVVAGNFLNSGGYAGNAAGVRLTSLQKITDIRANKPNMNLIHFVAMQAEKKNKDLLHFPDDMRLLEEASKTTVEQLHNEINALDVRIKQIKKQIELPTTQTEIKTQMADFLKMAEQEVSVLQRDMNELENVRKRLSDFFCEDVNTFKLEECFRVFHGFCAKFRQAVVENNRRRVQEEQANARRKQREELMASKRKQMSNNGQVLTPGSDSDYNFDFDPKTGFPRKKTLKVYNNGNGTSDDEATSAAGSPCVSRRRLGSFNDKGENGSRDDKISPDITPNGTLRRRKSRVLSEEDEGNLMDFLRASGHDTNRERGSKPWGSLDRSWARRARGVPTRKRPALLGVDLSGDRERPTSPSPLQENKPILAEQIPVPESRPKEWRQKIESWLQANENDQITDEQRKQARRTPPVVINRRSLEMDSESERSSTLDTLHEGKLVNSGQTQYNRVYPDWKPSTTIDKTDVVSAMEAIEGAQVKDKSSWRKSNLNVPNSCGEVDKDTKRHSSTYIRPDPDSKLKSIEEDNSRKELISSLADQPINRLTIYIRRPSDSPSDVSSVRQKYQNDENVPPIPRRQGRNGSSQNVSNKVEIDSDNIETPPATRRIFSPSNEEISVAVPTPCRRLGSKPLRNEPESPDADNSTPLGDGQFDRFSSARRTRRYKRTSEASNGSEATSPELVAETQVVRPNQLQLEKSYPVSPEPDKEVRLKRWQDRLKNHGDIDPEPKITSPSRNRLRNQTIINSSDVRTAMRELNQKLVSPINEDKKSKEHDNDEGFEETQSLMSESPSQGASSGGNYETDITSSSPQIVINDYSSKPKMQRPSSTNDINTPKILKGVGSNNSERIQSLIQRSTRSINNTKNSSISQDNLNKKSIIPRRTSSLKKINSQNNVVPSKRKSTSVERSTSRSSLVSSRSSLNSSASVNTVKKAPVFNRPTLVATSNKQTTPLKSTNLIKKPLGLVQPKSTNTIGVRKVPSRSSLTANTPTVATQKPPRHSGAPTFMKPTTSSATKTNPSSQIRNYVSAPYRSTIIK; encoded by the exons ATGGAAATTGGTAGTGGAGGAAAGAATAACAACACAATGGACTCACGAATTGGTTTAGATTATATTGTTGAGAATCCAGAATATATAGCAAAATTAGCTGGTGCTTTAGATACTTCAAACAACATAGTGAAAAAACAAGTATTCGAATTATTATCAGCTCTTTGTGTCTATAATGAACAAGGATATGCAAGAGCTTTAGAAACATTAGAACATTATCAG AAACTAAAAGGCGAACGTTATCGATTACAAATGAtagtaaatgaattaaaaaaagatgtaGCAATAGATTACCAAACAGCACTTATCGCATTTATTAATTGCGTTATAATTTCAACACCACGTCTTAGTGATCGAGTTCGATTACGTAATGAATTTATAG GAGTTAATTTATTGCCTGTCATTAACAATTTGAG GCGTATCGCAGTCAAACATCCGGAGTTAGCTGTACAATTGGATGTATTTGATGAGCAACGTGAAAGTGATGAAACTCAAACACTCCAGGGACCCCATGGCGTTGATCTCAATTCACATTTGGATGTATTTTACGCCATTCTTAGACAA gtaGCCGAAACACCACAAGAAATACCATTTTTAAGTATACTCCAACATTTACTTCGTGTCGATCCCAAAGAAGCAGTCAGCGATATAATATGGGATACTGCTGAACGCCTTGTACATAGAGCAACACTGTTAGAAACACGAGAAGATGCTGCACGACTACTACGAGCACCAAGTTTACAAACAACGAAATTCTTTAATAGCTGCAATTATTGTCACCGTGGATCAGAATCTAGTCCAAGCCGCAAACAATCATTAAATAGTACTTCACCAACCTCTCAATCAGGACCACCACCACCTCCTCCTATACCTCCAAGTGGTGGTGGAGGATTTGTTCCTCCTCCACCACCACCAATGTCAAATATTTTACCACCTCCACCACCACCCCCACCAGGTGGTTTATGCCCACCGCCTCCACCACCGCCAGTTTTAGGCCCACCTTTATCATCTTCAACGGTATCAAAAAGTCATACAAAACCAACGTTATTAACTGTGAATTCATCTGGTTCGCaaatacaaaatgaaatgtTTGACAATAATGGTGAAAAGTTACCACAACAAGATATACCAATGCCAAAAAATAAGATGAAAACTATTAATTGGAACAAAATACCAAGTAATAAGGTTGTGGGTAAACATAATATTTGGTCATTGGTCGCAAATTCACATCAGCATTCACCAATGGCCGACATGGATTGGTCAGAAATGGAAGGTTTATTTTGTCAACAAATCCCTCCATCTTCATCTTGTAATTCATCACCACGGCTAGGTGGTCGTGATCATACTGATAATTCCGATCGTAAAATAAGAAAAGATAATAAtgag ATAACCTTATTGGATGGTAAACGTagcttaaatgtaaatatattcttaaaacaaTTTCGAAGTTCTAACGATgatataatacaattaattcGGGATGGTGAACATGATGAAATTGGTGCCGAAAAACTTAgaggtttattaaaaattttaccagaAGTTGATGAACTAGATATGCTCAAATCATTTAATGgtgattttaataaacttggaaatgctgaaaaatttttattacaattaatacaAGTGCCTAA ttataaattgAGAATAGAAAGTATGCTGTTGAAAGAGGAGTTTGCAGCCAATATGAGCTATTTGGAACCAAGTATTAGTGCAATGATTGTAGCAGCTCAAG atttaatgACAAATAAACGATTGCAAGAAGTATTGTACATGGTCGTAGTTGCTGGCAACTTTTTAAACTCG GGTGGTTATGCTGGAAATGCCGCTGGAGTACGATTAACTTCTTTGCAAAAAATTACCGATATACGAGCGAACAAACCAAATATGAACTTAATACATTTTGTAGCGatg CAAgcagaaaagaaaaacaaagaCTTATTACATTTTCCAGATGATATGAGATTATTAGAAGAAGCTTCTAA GACAACCGTTGAACAACTTCATAATGAAATAAATGCATTAGATGTtcgaattaaacaaattaaaaaacaaattgaattgcCGACTACACAAACTGAAATCAAAACACAAATGGCCGATTTCCTGAAG ATGGCCGAACAAGAAGTAAGCGTATTACAACGGGATATGAATGAATTAGAGAATGTCCGTAAACGATTATCTGATTTCTTTTGTGAAGACGTCAATACATTTAAACTTGAGGAATGTTTTCGAGTATTCCATGGTTTTTGTGCGAAATTTCGTCAAGCTGTTGTTGAAAACAATCGTCGTCGTGTACAAGAGGAACAAGCTAATGCACGTAGAAAACAACGTGAAGAACTTATGGCTTCTAAACGAAAGCAAA TGTCGAATAATGGTCAAGTTTTAACGCCTGGTTCTGATTCTGATTATAATTTCGATTTCGATCCAAAAACCGGATTTCCCCGAAAAAAGACTCTCAAAGTCTATAACAATGGAAATGGAACTTCTGATGACGAAGCTACATCTGCAGCAGGATCACCTTGTGTGTCAAGACGCCGTCTTGGTTCGTTTAATGATAAAGGGGAAAACGGTAGCCGTGATGATAAAATATCTCCAGATATTACACCAAATGGTACCTTACGACGTAGAAAAAGTCGCGTGCTCTCTGAAGAGGATGAAGGAAATCTAATGGACTTTTTACGTGCCTCAGGACACGATACAAATAGAGAACGAGGAAGTAAACCTTGGGGTAGTTTAG ATCGATCGTGGGCACGACGTGCCAGAGGTGTACCAACAAGAAAACGTCCAGCACTTTTAGGAGTCGATTTAAGTGGAGATCGTGAAAGGCCAACATCCCCGTCACCTCTTCAAGAAAATAAACCAATATTAGCTGAACAAATTCCAGTACCAGAATCAAGACCAAAAGAATGGAGGCAAAAAATTGAATCTTGGTTACAAGCTAATGAGAATGATCAAATAACTGATGAACAACGTAAACAAGCCCGACGTACGCCTCCTGTTGTTATTAATCGTCGATCGCTTGAAATGGATTCAG aaaGCGAACGAAGTAGTACTTTAGATACTTTACATGAAGGTAAATTAGTAAACAGTGGACAAACTCAATACAACAGAGTTTATCCGGATTGGAAGCCTTCAACAACAATAGACAAGACTGACGTTGTTAGCGCTATGGAAGCTATAGAAGGTGCTCAAGTAAAAGACAAATCTTCTTGGAGGAAATCTAATCTTAACGTTCCAAATAGTTGTGGTGAAGTTGACAAAGATACTAAACGACATTCCAGTACTTATATCCGTCCAGATCCTGatagtaaattaaaatctattgaaGAAGACAATTCTCGAAAAGAACTTATATCATCTTTGGCAGATCAACCAATAAATCGTCTAACAATTTACATTCGAAGACCAAGTGATAGCCCTTCAGATGTATCATCAGTTAGGCAAAAATATCAGAATGATGAAAATGTACCCCCAATACCAAGACGACAAGGGCGAAATGGATCTTCTCAAAATGTTAGTAACAAAGTAGAAATTGATTCTGATAACATAGAAACACCGCCTGCAACAAGAAGAATATTTTCACCGTCAAATGAGGAAATTTCGGTGGCAGTACCAACACCTTGTCGGCGATTGGGTTCCAAACCATTACGTAATGAACCTGAAAGTCCTGACGCTGATAATTCTACACCATTAGGTGATGGACAATTTGATAGATTTTCCTCAGCACGCAGAACTAGAAGATATAAAAGAACATCTGAAGCAAGTAACGGAAGTGAGGCAACATCCCCCGAATTGGTAGCTGAAACTCAAGTAGTGCGACCCAATCAATTACAATTAGAAAAATCTTACCCTGTTTCACCAGAACCAGACAAAGAAGTGAGATTAAAGAGGTGGCAAGATCGTTTGAAAAATCATGGAGACATTGACCCTGAACCAAAAATAACATCCCCATCTCGAAATAGACTAAGGAATCAAACAATTATAAATTCTTCGGACGTTCGAACTGCAATGCGGgaattaaatcaaaaactaGTCAGTCCTATCAATGAagacaaaaaatcaaaagaacACGATAATGATGAAGGTTTCGAAGAAACGCAAAGTTTAATGTCGGAATCACCTAGTCAAGGAGCTTCATCTGGTGGCAATTATGAAACTGATATTACATCTTCTTCACCTCAAATTGTAATCAACGATTACAGTAGCAAGCCAAAAATGCAACGTCCATCATCCACGAATGACATAAACACACCAAAGATTTTAAAGGGAGTTGGTAGCAATAATTCTGAACGTATCCAGTCATTAATTCAACGATCAACACGtagtattaataatacaaagaaCTCATCAATATCTCAGGACAACTTAAATAAGAAAAGTATCATTCCACGACGAACGTcaagtttaaagaaaattaattcacaaaataatgtTGTGCCATCCAAACGAAAATCAACAAGTGTAGAAAGATCAACATCTCGATCGAGTTTAGTTAGCTCAAGAAGCTCTTTAAATAGTTCCGCTTCTGTAAATACTGTTAAAAAAGCACCAGTGTTCAATAGGCCAACATTAGTAGCTACAAGTAATAAACAAACTACACCATTAAAAAGtacgaatttaattaaaaaacctttAGGTTTAGTACAACCAAAGAGTACGAATACAATAGGCGTACGAAAAGTACCATCTAGATCATCTCTAACAGCAAATACTCCAACAGTAGCTACTCAAAAGCCACCAAGACATAGTGGTGCACCAACTTTTATGAAACCGACAACATCAAGCGCTACCAAAACAAATCCATCGAGTCAAATTCGTAATTACGTATCTGCACCATACCGTAGcacaataatcaaataa